DNA sequence from the Poecilia reticulata strain Guanapo linkage group LG19, Guppy_female_1.0+MT, whole genome shotgun sequence genome:
ACCCACCAAtgaaaaggaagaggaaaaaagatcTGACAACCATGTGCTGAGGCAGTACGCATTTACGTTACATCGTCAAGTTCCGTAGTAGCAGATGATTTGAAGCTCGGTAGCGTCGTCTGGAACCACCCCCTGACGCTCCACTGACCGTAGACATGGCTGAAAAGAGACCTCCGAAGTCTGACTCTCCGTTCGCCACTAGGATAGACCCGGCCAAAGAGAATCTTTCCCGGGATCAGATGCATTTCATCAAGCAGGCGGAGCTGGAacagtggaaaaagaaaacatcaaagctCCGAACGCGGAACGTTGTGACGGGACTCGCAATAGGAGCCCTCGTGCTGAGTATCTGTATCCTTTACGTCAACTGCAAGGTGAACTACGTAACGTTAGCTTAGCATGCTAATGTTACTTCTGCTgtgtacaaaatacaaaataagtaGTTCTAAAACTCACTGAAGTTTAGTACTAATTAATGCATTAATCATAATCAACCGTCTTGAAATTTACTGGAGGAACTGTTCCATTTACTACGAAGATTTCATGATTTACTTACGTCTAACTTTGTAGTGTGGTATGCTAACTCACTGtacattgaaatgttttcattagcatAATATAGACAAGTAAAAAATTCcttaaattaacatttagcagaaaatgttaatttcgCTCCATCAATCTTTCCTTTTATTGTTAAAGAAAATCGCCCCCACATCCACATGCTTCCAATAATTTCGCAGAGTTCTGCTTGAGGAGCAATTATTTACTCTCAGAAGTTAGTTTAGTTTAAGAACAAATAGGgctgaacaaaaagaagaaaaaaaacacaatcttgagatctttgtaaaaaaaaaaaaaaaaagtgttattttccttccgcttcagtgtttttgcattaatctatcatataaaatcccactGAAACATATTGGAATTTAACgtttgaacataaaaaaaatatggaaaagttcaattaattttacataccGCTGTATTTCAGAATGATGGTGAATGTCTaagaactttttatttcaaacatctgttttatgtttttgtcctCATATGTTATACTAAGTAGACCTTTTAATTCActtgtcacattttttccctTCTGATTTCAAACATTTGCCTTGACCCATCGCTCTTAAATCAGATGGCTACACGTTTTATTCAGTCTCCCAGGAGAGGATCATGGATGAAATCGATGAGGAGGCCAAGCGTGCCAGACTGAAGGGACCGAAGACTGGAGCCAATTGAGGCAAACCAGGCTGCCAGCCTCTTTATGGACCGTGTTCTTTGTCCTGCTCCTAATAAGGAGAGGGCAGACAATGCCACTGAGTAATATTCCATACCtggctgtgtttttttatttgagacaGAGCAggactttgctttgtttagatGATGGGGATTTAAGGGGTGGTTGTTTTGCTTCAATCATTGATTTGTCTTGAGCTTCATTAGGCTTCAATCAGTGCAACAGGCTAATCCACTGACCTCAAAATGGCCATTCAGTGCTCTGTGGAAGGCCTTGATGGTATTTCTGCCTGACTCTTCCATTTCTAATCATGCAATTGCACCATGTTAGAGAAATACAACAGAAGCTATGAACATTTTATACGACAGTGGCCTTGGATGGACATAAATACTACTACACTGGTAAAAAAAGACACACGAATCAGcttgataaaatgttatttatgttgataaaatgtgtttgtactATATAAATCTAATGTGTTGAATTCAAAACAtatctttaaaagttttgttgtaTGTCGTAGTAAAAATGACAAGAGCCgaagtatttacatttttattttgttcaaaatttatttatatatgcaaTCTGatctagaataaaaatataaagtaagacattttaagagaAAGGCACAGACTGAGCTTGGCAGGACAGCAGCTTCAGTGAGCAATATGATTATGTATTTACATTCAACATCTTTAATGCATTTCAGAAGTTTTGTCTGCCAGAAAATCCTGTGTATAAGGCAACAGCTAGAGATTCACAGCTTGGACTCTTGGACACAGTCCGAATCGAAGCAGAACAGATGGACAACTGagtttttaaaccacaaacatgTTGTTGGACTGACTGAGTGACATTTGAATCTGCTAAAGTGCACAAGGTGCTTGATCTATAAAATGATACACAAGTGCCTCTCAAATTGGAATACAATCTAAAAGTTATTTAGCATTTcagttaaaaagacaaattcagATTCATTGCACATGGCgtggtttgtcttttttttttttttttggaagattttGCTATGAATTGCATAATGAAGCATAAAACGACAATTTGACCGTTTTCCTGCAGACAGTCGGAGATGCCCATTACAATGTAGGTAAGCCACAAATGATCAATAGCTAATAAAGCTGCTGGTCATAACTGCTGTATCCAAACATATTTAtgcagaacaaaacatttgtggCAGGAACAAATGTGAAGCAATGGCGAttcagtaattcatgcaaaaggagctcAACAAAGCTTTGCACATATAAACCTTAGCAAACTGAGAtttcaattttcacatttttaagtcttttttctattaaattttttcagaaaacctgAATTTTGGGGTTTCATTAGCTACATTCACTCTGTGTGTATTGAGTCTACCTTAAAGGAGTTGAGCTTTTTAgaactgaattattaaaataaactgagttcagttacatttttaatttacattcatGCACctgcatgtttctttttgctcCAGAAGGATTCATGGTaccagaaatattttagttta
Encoded proteins:
- the coa3a gene encoding cytochrome c oxidase assembly factor 3 homolog, mitochondrial — encoded protein: MAEKRPPKSDSPFATRIDPAKENLSRDQMHFIKQAELEQWKKKTSKLRTRNVVTGLAIGALVLSIYGYTFYSVSQERIMDEIDEEAKRARLKGPKTGAN